From the Musa acuminata AAA Group cultivar baxijiao chromosome BXJ3-7, Cavendish_Baxijiao_AAA, whole genome shotgun sequence genome, one window contains:
- the LOC135642816 gene encoding protein terminal ear1-like: MEGGGRGNPLDPAAAEFYPVAGQFALGHPQIYYSYPPPPPLAVALPVFHHQQPQQVEMATGTRAVALSMVPRHVGEAEVRAGMEAFGGVRAVEMGALAADGVVTVHFYDLRSAEAAVAEVREQHARRQARIGYGGAPGNWAPPWLYRSPELGGGSGSGLGTIAGYAVWAQFAASSLDEPNQGSILVLNSDPRVSFATLRDMFEPFGALKEVRETPSKPQHKLVEFFDTRDAARALAELNGKEINGRLLQLEFGTPGSGQVRSNYPRREAVHGHGLRSSPLPPRFLRGGSQPSRWSQASGASARSSSSSSLPGASGEASQGSTVVPKKTSTNTTPAAVTRRRGSNSSGGRKAKSSGSSNRPSSSSSPPPPPQQQQQQQSSGGSRRSWKNRSKSGSSESRFLFKEVESEESSESSCRDSRTTVMIKNIPNKYSQKLLLNMLDNHCIQCNEQTGEGADEPYSAYDFVYLPIDFNNKCNVGYGFVNLTSPEAAFRLYKAFHQQPWEVFNSRKICQVTYARLQGLEALKEHFRKSKFACDNDEYMPVVFSPPRDGRQLSEPVPVVAVGSEQRLEDLSWTHCQGTDLADASQQVADSGGASSTTTSTHAPSDNADGGDDDDDDDDVVGSGGGDETSVGLSEAVLHLSFN, encoded by the exons ATGGAGGGGGGAGGCCGGGGGAACCCTTTAGATCCGGCGGCTGCGGAGTTCTACCCGGTGGCAGGCCAGTTCGCTCTCGGCCACCCGCAAATTTACTACAGCTACCCTCCTCCCCCTCCGCTGGCGGTCGCGCTTCCGGTGTTCCACCACCAGCAGCCGCAGCAGGTGGAGATGGCAACGGGGACGAGGGCTGTGGCGCTGAGCATGGTGCCCCGGCACGTGGGGGAGGCCGAGGTGAGGGCGGGGATGGAGGCGTTCGGCGGAGTCCGGGCGGTGGAGATGGGCGCGCTGGCTGCGGACGGGGTCGTGACCGTGCACTTCTACGACCTGCGGAGCGCggaggcggcggtggcggaggtcCGGGAGCAGCACGCGCGGCGGCAAGCCCGGATCGGGTACGGCGGCGCACCCGGGAACTGGGCGCCGCCGTGGCTGTACCGCTCGCCGGAgctcggcggcggcagcggcagcgggctgGGGACGATAGCGGGCTACGCCGTCTGGGCTCAGTTCGCAGCCTCATCGCTCGACGAGCCCAACCAGGGTTCTATCCTCGTCCTCAATTCCGATCCGCGCGTCTCCTTCGCCACTCTCAGAGACATGTTCGAGCCATTCG GAGCTCTCAAAGAGGTGAGGGAGACGCCCTCGAAGCCGCAACACAAGCTCGTGGAGTTCTTCGACACGAGGGACGCAGCTCGCGCTCTCGCCGAGCTCAACGGGAAGGAGATCAATGGCAGGCTGCTGCAGCTGGAGTTTGGTACACCTGGTAGCGGCCAAGTCCGGAG CAATTACCCGAGGAGGGAAGCCGTGCACGGCCACGGCCTCCGCAGTTCCCCCTTGCCTCCGAGGTTCCTGCGAGGCGGTTCACAGCCCAGCAGATGGTCACAAGCAAGTGGAGCTTCCGCGAGATCATCCTCCTCGTCCTCGCTTCCCGGAGCAAGCGGGGAAGCAAGCCAGGGATCTACGGTGGTGCCAAAGAAGACCAGTACCAATACGACTCCCGCTGCTGTTACCAGAAGACGCGGAAGCAACAGTAGTGGTGGGAGGAAGGCCAAGAGCAGCGGCAGCTCCAATCGTCCCTCATCGtcatcgtcgccgccgccgccaccgcagcagcagcagcagcagcaatcgagcggcggcagcaggagGAGTTGGAAGAACCGAAGCAAGAGCGGGAGCAGCGAGTCGAGGTTCCTCTTCAAGGAAGTGGAATCGGAGGAATCATCCGAATCCTCTTGTAGGGATTCCAGAACTACAGTCATGATTAAGAACATCCCAAACAAGTACAG TCAGAAGCTGCTGTTGAACATGCTCGACAACCACTGCATTCAGTGCAACGAGCAGACTGGCGAGGGAGCCGACGAGCCCTACTCCGCCTACGACTTCGTCTACCTACCCATCGACTTCAA CAACAAGTGCAACGTTGGGTACGGGTTCGTCAACTTGACGTCGCCGGAGGCCGCGTTCAGGCTCTACAAAGCCTTCCACCAACAGCCATGGGAGGTCTTCAACTCCCGCAAGATCTGCCAAGTCACCTACGCTCGGTTGCAG GGATTGGAGGCGCTCAAGGAGCACTTCAGGAAGTCCAAGTTCGCGTGCGACAACGACGAGTACATGCCCGTGGTCTTCTCTCCGCCCCGCGACGGGAGGCAGCTCTCGGAACCTGTCCCGGTCGTCGCCGTCGGCAGCGAGCAGCGCCTCGAGGACCTTTCCTGGACGCACTGCCAAGGCACCGACCTCGCCGACGCGTCGCAGCAGGTAGCCGATAGCGGCGGAGcgtcctccaccaccacctcgaCCCACGCGCCATCCGACAACGCCGACGgcggcgatgatgatgatgatgacgacgatgtggtcggcagcggcggcggtgacGAGACCAGCGTAGGGCTGAGCGAAGCTGTGCTGCACCTATCCTTCAACTAA
- the LOC135643808 gene encoding ubiquitin-related modifier 1 homolog isoform X2: MQLTLEFGGGLELLCQSSKIHNVDVKPNPGEDKLTMRDLLAWVKSNLIKERPEMFMKGDSVTPGVLVLINDCDWELCGSLDTELEEKDVVVFISTLHGG, from the exons ATGCAACTCACTCTGGAGTTTGG CGGCGGCCTGGAGCTCCTTTGCCAATCCTCCAAGATCCACAACGTAGATGTGAAACCAAACCCCGGTGAGGACAAG CTAACGATGCGCGACCTGTTGGCTTGGGTCAAGTCGAATTTGATCAAGGAGCGACCTGAGATGTTCATGAAAGGGGACTCGGT GACACCGGGGGTGTTAGTACTCATAAACGATTGTGACTGGGAACTATGTGGCAGCCTGGACACGGAGTTGGAGGAGAAGGATGTCGTGGTCTTTATCTCTACCTTGCATGGTGGTTAG
- the LOC135643808 gene encoding ubiquitin-related modifier 1 homolog isoform X1 produces the protein MQLTLEFGGGLELLCQSSKIHNVDVKPNPGEDKLTMRDLLAWVKSNLIKERPEMFMKGDSVTPGVLVLINDCDWELCGSLDTELEEKDVVVFISTLHGERRILIKFSGKYSLSC, from the exons ATGCAACTCACTCTGGAGTTTGG CGGCGGCCTGGAGCTCCTTTGCCAATCCTCCAAGATCCACAACGTAGATGTGAAACCAAACCCCGGTGAGGACAAG CTAACGATGCGCGACCTGTTGGCTTGGGTCAAGTCGAATTTGATCAAGGAGCGACCTGAGATGTTCATGAAAGGGGACTCGGT GACACCGGGGGTGTTAGTACTCATAAACGATTGTGACTGGGAACTATGTGGCAGCCTGGACACGGAGTTGGAGGAGAAGGATGTCGTGGTCTTTATCTCTACCTTGCATGGTG AAAGAAGAATCTTAATCAAGTTTAGTGGCAAATATTCTTTAAGCTGCTAA
- the LOC135642554 gene encoding CMP-sialic acid transporter 4-like isoform X2, with product MLEDGMIECSNCHSKLPAPGGKGISRAYDKNRNKTPPKHRALKVLLVAGDCILVGLQPILVYMSKVDGSFKFSPISVNFLTEAAKVLFAIIMLLSQAKKQNKGDKPLLSISTFVQAFRNNVLLSIPALLYAINNYLKFIMQLYFNPATVKMLSNLKVLVIAVLLKIIMRRRFSIIQWEALALLLIGISVNQLKSLPEDTNALGLPVAMGAYLYTLMFVTVPSLASVFNEYALKSQFDTSIYLQNLFLYGYGAIFNFIAIVGTAVLKGPSSFDILQGHSKSTMFLICNNAAQGILSSFFFKYAGIASAALFGHTLTINFILGISIVFISMHQFFSPLAKAKDEMPDKRIEMMDAQDVRLKEASYVNITPGATKDASHPVGPDERQMLLRV from the exons ATGCTGGAGGACGGTATGATAGAATGCAGTAACTGTCATTCCAAATTGCCAGCTCCAGGTGGTAAAGGTATATCTAGGGCATATGACAAAAACAGGAATAAAACACCACCAAAACATCGTGCTCTCAAAGTTCTTCTGGTTGCTGGCGATTGTATCTTGGTTGGCCTTCAG CCTATTCTAGTCTACATGTCTAAGGTGGATGGGAGCTTTAAGTTTAGTCCCATCAGTGTTAATTTTTTGACTGAGGCTGCAAAGGTTCTCTTTGCCATCATCATGCTGTTATCCCAG GCTAAAAAACAAAATAAAGGAGACAAACCCCTACTCTCGATATCCACATTCGTGCAG GCATTTCGCAATAATGTTCTTCTTTCTATTCCTGCTCTTCTTTATGCAATCAACAACTATCTGAAATTTATAATGCAG TTGTATTTTAATCCTGCAACTGTTAAAATGTTGAGCAACCTGAAG GTTTTGGTAATCGCTGTCCTTCTAAAGATCATTATGAGAAGGCGCTTTTCCATAATCCAG TGGGAGGCTCTTGCACTTTTGCTAATTGGAATCAGTGTTAATCAGTTAAAGTCACTGCCTGAGGATACCAATGCACTTGGTCTTCCTGTTGCAATGGGTGCATACTTGTATACACTGATGTTT GTTACTGTTCCTTCTCTGGCTTCGGTCTTCAATGAGTATGCTTTAAAAAGCCAGTTTGACACAAGCATATATCTTCAG AACTTATTTTTATATGGCTATGGGGCTATATTTAacttcattgcaattgttggaacTGCTGTCCTGAAAG GGCCAAGTAGCTTTGATATCCTTCAAGGGCACTCAAAATCTACGATGTTTTTAATATGCAACAATGCTGCACAAGGAATCCTCTCCTCATTCTTTTTCAAATATGCTG GCATTGCATCTGCTGCTCTGTTCGGTCACACTCTGACAATAAATTTTATCTTGGGCATTTCAATAGTCTTTATATCAATGCACCAG TTCTTTTCCCCACTTGCAAAAGCGAAAGATGAGATGCCTGATAAGAGAATAGAGATGATGGATGCTCAAGATGTCAG GTTAAAGGAAGCTTCGTATGTAAATATAACTCCTGGGGCAACTAAAGAT GCTAGCCATCCTGTTGGACCGGACGAGAGACAGATGCTTCTACGTGTCTAA
- the LOC135642554 gene encoding CMP-sialic acid transporter 4-like isoform X1, translating to MLEDGMIECSNCHSKLPAPGGKGISRAYDKNRNKTPPKHRALKVLLVAGDCILVGLQPILVYMSKVDGSFKFSPISVNFLTEAAKVLFAIIMLLSQAKKQNKGDKPLLSISTFVQAFRNNVLLSIPALLYAINNYLKFIMQLYFNPATVKMLSNLKVLVIAVLLKIIMRRRFSIIQWEALALLLIGISVNQLKSLPEDTNALGLPVAMGAYLYTLMFVTVPSLASVFNEYALKSQFDTSIYLQNLFLYGYGAIFNFIAIVGTAVLKGPSSFDILQGHSKSTMFLICNNAAQGILSSFFFKYADTILKKYSSTVATIFTGIASAALFGHTLTINFILGISIVFISMHQFFSPLAKAKDEMPDKRIEMMDAQDVRLKEASYVNITPGATKDASHPVGPDERQMLLRV from the exons ATGCTGGAGGACGGTATGATAGAATGCAGTAACTGTCATTCCAAATTGCCAGCTCCAGGTGGTAAAGGTATATCTAGGGCATATGACAAAAACAGGAATAAAACACCACCAAAACATCGTGCTCTCAAAGTTCTTCTGGTTGCTGGCGATTGTATCTTGGTTGGCCTTCAG CCTATTCTAGTCTACATGTCTAAGGTGGATGGGAGCTTTAAGTTTAGTCCCATCAGTGTTAATTTTTTGACTGAGGCTGCAAAGGTTCTCTTTGCCATCATCATGCTGTTATCCCAG GCTAAAAAACAAAATAAAGGAGACAAACCCCTACTCTCGATATCCACATTCGTGCAG GCATTTCGCAATAATGTTCTTCTTTCTATTCCTGCTCTTCTTTATGCAATCAACAACTATCTGAAATTTATAATGCAG TTGTATTTTAATCCTGCAACTGTTAAAATGTTGAGCAACCTGAAG GTTTTGGTAATCGCTGTCCTTCTAAAGATCATTATGAGAAGGCGCTTTTCCATAATCCAG TGGGAGGCTCTTGCACTTTTGCTAATTGGAATCAGTGTTAATCAGTTAAAGTCACTGCCTGAGGATACCAATGCACTTGGTCTTCCTGTTGCAATGGGTGCATACTTGTATACACTGATGTTT GTTACTGTTCCTTCTCTGGCTTCGGTCTTCAATGAGTATGCTTTAAAAAGCCAGTTTGACACAAGCATATATCTTCAG AACTTATTTTTATATGGCTATGGGGCTATATTTAacttcattgcaattgttggaacTGCTGTCCTGAAAG GGCCAAGTAGCTTTGATATCCTTCAAGGGCACTCAAAATCTACGATGTTTTTAATATGCAACAATGCTGCACAAGGAATCCTCTCCTCATTCTTTTTCAAATATGCTG ATACGATTTTGAAGAAGTATTCCTCTACCGTTGCCACAATTTTTACAGGCATTGCATCTGCTGCTCTGTTCGGTCACACTCTGACAATAAATTTTATCTTGGGCATTTCAATAGTCTTTATATCAATGCACCAG TTCTTTTCCCCACTTGCAAAAGCGAAAGATGAGATGCCTGATAAGAGAATAGAGATGATGGATGCTCAAGATGTCAG GTTAAAGGAAGCTTCGTATGTAAATATAACTCCTGGGGCAACTAAAGAT GCTAGCCATCCTGTTGGACCGGACGAGAGACAGATGCTTCTACGTGTCTAA